The following proteins come from a genomic window of Nocardioides albertanoniae:
- a CDS encoding heavy-metal-associated domain-containing protein: protein MATGVHTTNFTVVGMTCSHCVASVTEEVSEVSGVTDVDIDLATGRLTVTSDAPLDEASIRSAVDEAGYRVADAS from the coding sequence ATGGCCACCGGAGTCCACACCACCAACTTCACCGTCGTCGGCATGACGTGCAGCCACTGCGTCGCTTCGGTCACCGAAGAGGTGAGCGAAGTCAGTGGCGTGACCGATGTCGACATCGACCTCGCCACCGGCCGACTCACCGTGACCAGCGACGCGCCGCTCGATGAAGCCAGCATTCGCTCGGCCGTCGATGAAGCCGGCTATCGAGTCGCCGACGCCAGCTAG